The Kazachstania africana CBS 2517 chromosome 8, complete genome genome contains a region encoding:
- the RPL33A gene encoding 60S ribosomal protein eL33 (similar to Saccharomyces cerevisiae RPL33B (YOR234C) and RPL33A (YPL143W); ancestral locus Anc_8.655): protein MAESHRLYVKGKHLSYQRSKSTNNPNVSLVKIEGVATPEDAQFYLGKRVAYVYRASKEIRGSKIRVMWGKITRTHGNSGVVRAKFRNNLPAKTFGASVRIFLYPSNI from the exons ATGGCTGAATCTCATAGAT tATACGTCAAAGGTAAACATTTATCTTACCAAAGATCCAAGAGCACCAACAACCCAAACGTCTCTTTAGTTAAGATCGAAGGTGTTGCTACCCCAGAAGATGCTCAATTCTACTTAGGTAAGCGTGTTGCTTACGTTTACAGAGCTTCTAAGGAAATCAGAGGTTCCAAGATCAGAGTCATGTGGGGTAAGATCACCAGAACTCACGGTAACTCTGGTGTCGTTAGAGCTAAGTTCAGAAACAACTTACCAGCTAAGACTTTCGGTGCTTCCGTTAGAATCTTCTTATATCCATCTAACATCTAA
- the KAFR0H02540 gene encoding uncharacterized protein (similar to Saccharomyces cerevisiae KIN4 (YOR233W) and YPL141C; ancestral locus Anc_8.654), producing MTSVSKRHTCYEGASYTYSLLNSHGSSSITGNTNDLLLHSSSNKKDINPKQKRRYVTFGPYIIGSTIGQGEFGKVKLGWSKSISNKQSHSPSANGLGLYATPALPIEVPKQVAIKLIRRDTISKDPRREIKIYREINALKQLTHPNIVKLDEVLQNSKYIGIVLEYASGGEFYKYIQRKKRLKETIACKLFAQLISGVNYIHSKGLIHRDLKLENILLDKNENLIITDFGFVNEFVTSNELMKTSCGSPCYAAPELVISSQPYEARKVDIWSCGIILFAMLAGYLPWDDDPENPSGENIAKLYFYITTTPLKFPEYITAIPRDLLRRILIADPKKRVDLRYILKHQWLKPHTPFLSISPEEWDNISRSQSILRLPKHSKKQYSNNSNNANTNLNKTRPHSSCSISSMGSGNEKRNSLIMDSTLISFPVPPRESQSHVLTIPPSTSPERRHSPVSRNSELHKRSNSAASIALQAVVDAEREYYNSSIRASKDRRKSNSSSVGKSPLMNNSFRNNTSPLSKKSITGKENSQLENVFHETQHNGDTSIEDILPELPVKNSSMLHSQFGPNTYTRPTIKRGNHSNILPKHSSNISHRKPRPTSYHPGTFSTVLEDDFSFDTKPDYAKQKIPSDSQSSKKTEYSDSPFDNVPRLDVDTAVTSVANSAENSPKLYPRRSFSIKDKAYIRTDNVSINMTSQSSSKHDVDSSIRLLHEQVDNLKLNNPEDEKPERKYPDRKRFSLFAFNTQNEHVHHTSTTNSNMPNQQLPLKRDISNTIANRQSFRDFKKVARDIKGTKENAGAQHSTTAKKVMDFFKRRSTRL from the coding sequence ATGACGAGTGTGAGCAAACGTCACACCTGCTACGAAGGAGCCTCCTATACATATTCACTACTAAACTCACATGGGAGCAGTTCTATCACGGGAAATACTAATGATTTATTACTGCactcttcttcaaataaaaaggaTATAAATCCGAAGCAAAAACGACGCTATGTTACGTTTGGTCCTTATATTATTGGATCCACTATAGGCCAGGGTGAGTTTGGGAAGGTAAAATTAGGATGGTCTAAGAGTATCTCGAATAAGCAAAGCCACAGTCCATCGGCAAATGGTCTTGGCTTGTACGCGACTCCTGCGTTACCCATAGAAGTACCGAAACAAGTGGCAATAAAACTTATTAGAAGAGATACAATATCGAAGGATCCAAGAAGggaaattaaaatatatcGTGAAATTAATGCATTAAAACAATTAACACACCCAAATATTGTTAAACTAGATGAAGTTTTACAAAACTCAAAATATATTGGCATAGTATTGGAATACGCTTCAGGCGGTGAATTCTacaaatatattcaaaggaaaaaaaggTTAAAAGAAACGATAGCATGTAAATTATTTGCTCAGTTAATATCTGGTgtaaattatattcattCGAAAGGGTTAATTCATAGAGACttaaaattggaaaatattcTATTAGACAAGAATGAAAACCTTATTATAACCGATTTCGGATTCGTTAATGAATTCGTTACTAGTAACGAACTGATGAAAACGTCGTGTGGTTCTCCATGTTATGCTGCACCTGAGTTGGTAATAAGTTCACAACCATATGAAGCAAGAAAGGTGGATATTTGGTCATGTGGAATTATATTGTTTGCTATGCTCGCAGGTTATCTTCCCTGGGATGATGATCCAGAAAATCCAAGTGGTGAAAATATTGCTAAATTGTATTTCTACATTACGACCACTCCATTAAAATTTCCAGAATACATTACGGCCATTCCAAGAGATTTGTTGCGAAGAATTCTAATCGCTGATCCCAAGAAAAGGGTTGATTTGAGATATATCTTGAAGCATCAGTGGCTGAAACCTCACACaccatttttatcaatctCTCCAGAAGAATGGGATAACATTTCACGTTCACAAAGCATACTTAGATTACCAAAACATAGTAAAAaacaatattcaaataatagcAACAACGCAAATACTAATCTAAACAAGACAAGACCGCATTCATCatgttcaatttcatcaatggGCTCTGgaaatgaaaagagaaactCTCTAATAATGGATTCTACGCTTATTTCATTTCCTGTACCACCAAGAGAGTCACAATCGCATGTCCTTACGATTCCACCTTCCACTTCTCCAGAGCGTCGTCACTCTCCAGTAAGCAGAAATTCAGAATTACATAAACGAAGCAATTCTGCAGCATCAATAGCATTGCAAGCTGTTGTAGATGCGGAGAGGGAGTACTACAATTCTTCCATTAGGGCTTCGAAAGATAGGAGAAAATCGAATTCGTCCAGTGTTGGAAAATCTCCTTTGATGAATAATTCCTTTAGAAACAATACATCACCACTTTctaaaaaatcaataactGGTAAGGAAAATTCTCAACTTGAGAATGTGTTCCATGAAACCCAGCATAACGGGGACACCTCCATAGAGGATATTCTTCCGGAACTTCCCGTGAAGAACTCTTCAATGTTACATTCTCAATTTGGTCCAAATACATATACTCGTCCAACAATCAAGAGGGGAAATCATAGTAATATATTACCTAAACATTCCAGCAACATCTCACATAGAAAACCAAGACCTACATCATATCATCCTGGAACCTTTTCCACAGTGCTGGAAGATGATTTTAGTTTTGACACTAAACCAGATTATGCGAAACAAAAGATCCCTTCAGATTCACAGAGTTCCAAGAAAACGGAATATTCAGATTCACCTTTTGACAATGTTCCACGCTTAGATGTTGACACAGCGGTGACTTCTGTTGCTAATTCGGCGGAGAACTCACCAAAATTGTACCCACGCCGGTCATTCTCAATAAAAGATAAGGCATATATCCGTACTGACAACGTTTCAATCAATATGACAAGTCAGTCATCATCCAAGCATGACGTAGACTCGAGTATTAGATTGTTACATGAACAAGTTGATAatctaaaattgaataacCCTGAGGATGAAAAGCCAGAGAGGAAGTATCCTGATAGGAAGAGATTCAGTTTATTTGCCTTCAACACACAGAATGAGCATGTTCATCACACATCTACTACCAATTCTAATATGCCGAATCAGCAATTACCATTGAAGCGGGACATTTCAAATACTATTGCCAATAGACAATCGTTTagagatttcaaaaaggTAGCAAGAGACATAAAAGGTACGAAGGAGAATGCAGGAGCCCAGCATTCGACAACTGCTAAGAAAGTGatggattttttcaaaaggaGAAGTACAAGACTTTGA
- the UME1 gene encoding Ume1p (similar to Saccharomyces cerevisiae WTM2 (YOR229W) and UME1 (YPL139C); ancestral locus Anc_8.651), whose protein sequence is MCYQHISTFRPSLLTFKKPFNDSSKAIVFTDRCIPNLSNGTLTTSILYSINNHVYELETVLPLGAHYSRDDTIPVPDYNEYTNKVRANEVSLIKGEWTYTGNAKIIKLVPLRDSEFRFLALSSNGSIAWFKDDVSLPVSTYDEESIDSGIVVDITVSYDGKRIAKAYSDSKKGQHVTVMDNNSKAGEIIHKFKVASNAGVIKSVAFINENIVATASDDNILRFWDLKGESFLTPKWTLDFNSNDSNLECIDSSPFADTLFATGDSRGNIKIWDLRTITSNEEIQEGSDGSIFTLEQHNNEGLSSIKFSKCSPSELITMSNSGNICHWDLTYLFKKGGSSEEGGTEDTNEFKEEIQNECLTFYHTGGSRRSPVNPKAKNTVDYHPFIEDLVSTIDNDGLITIYKPFTVPQEDSEEEEKEATNNEEEGAQKED, encoded by the coding sequence ATGTGCTACCAACATATTTCGACGTTCAGACCATCATTATTAACCTTCAAAAAGCCTTTTAATGATTCTTCAAAGGCAATAGTCTTCACAGACAGATGCATTCCTAATTTGAGCAATGGTACTTTGACAACTTCTATATTATACTCAATAAACAATCACGTTTACGAGTTGGAGACAGTATTACCTTTAGGTGCACATTATAGTAGGGATGATACGATCCCAGTTCCGGACTACAATGAATACACAAACAAAGTCCGTGCTAACGAAGTATCGCTGATAAAAGGTGAATGGACCTATACCGGTAATGCCAAGATAATAAAGTTGGTCCCTTTGAGGGACAGTGAATTCAGATTTTTGGCTTTGAGTTCAAATGGCTCCATTGCTTGGTTCAAAGATGACGTCTCTCTCCCAGTTAGTACATACGACGAGGAATCTATCGATTCTGGAATTGTAGTGGACATTACTGTATCTTATGATGGTAAGAGAATTGCAAAAGCCTATTCCGATTCCAAGAAAGGGCAGCACGTTACTGTCATGGACAACAATTCTAAAGCTGGTGAAATTATTCACAAATTTAAAGTTGCTTCTAATGCTGGTGTAATCAAGTCAGTGGCATTCATTAATGAGAACATAGTTGCTACCGCTTCAGATGATAATATCCTAAGATTTTGGGATTTAAAAGGCGAATCCTTCCTTACGCCTAAATGGACTTTGGATTTTAATTCTAACGACtcaaatttagaatgtaTAGATTCCTCTCCATTTGCAGACACATTGTTTGCTACCGGTGATTCTAGGGGAAATATTAAGATATGGGATCTGCGTACCATTACATCGAATGAGGAAATTCAGGAAGGTTCTGATGGTAGTATCTTCACTTTAGAACAAcataataatgaaggaCTATCTAGTATCAAGTTTTCCAAGTGTTCTCCAAGTGAATTGATTACTATGAGTAACTCTGGTAATATATGCCATTGGGATTTGACATATTTGTTCAAGAAAGGTGGCTCTAGTGAAGAAGGTGGTACGGAAGACACgaatgaattcaaagaagaaatacaaAACGAGTGCTTAACATTTTATCATACTGGTGGATCAAGAAGATCACCTGTTAACCCGAAAGCGAAGAACACGGTCGATTATCATCCtttcattgaagatttgGTATCTACCATAGATAATGATGGGCTAATCACGATCTACAAGCCATTTACGGTCCCTCAGGAGGATtccgaagaagaagagaaggAAGCCACCaacaatgaagaagaaggcgCACAGAAAGAAGACTAA
- the SPP1 gene encoding Spp1p (similar to Saccharomyces cerevisiae SPP1 (YPL138C); ancestral locus Anc_8.650) yields the protein MPSTLPLPEWCPPYSPKKKEPVTQQEVYCICKKPDEGELMVGCDGCDDWFHFKCMKIPEVYRSLVFAFFCPYCQSGITGKNKDNFNVELPRTLWKRKCRLSSCYEPCEDKSKYCSEAHGLLYMQNLVANVSRDSNLKEGSESQDDLLKQMVSYSNGDVESFKNIGKESFIDEDLTVDAEVVKEIVDKDQNLNELRSNLDECDTITLPRLKENLEVLQKYIDWLTEVNLKLNYNEEELKAREETMNLNNGTNSKKRSKNGNKNTRVKSKKNICGYTADIQDFNISVDDFIAEYKGNQEKEEPLLQVYNICVKAKCNKHSDWTSMKVEQVKQQMRSLDTYRERLEILIRTRKRQLHVQSYEKLIELGIQP from the coding sequence ATGCCATCTACATTGCCGTTACCTGAATGGTGTCCGCCTTACTCTCCCAAGAAGAAGGAACCCGTTACTCAGCAAGAAGTTTACTGTATCTGTAAGAAACCCGATGAAGGTGAACTGATGGTGGGTTGTGATGGATGTGATGACTGGTTCCATTTCAAATGTATGAAGATACCTGAAGTGTACAGAAGCCTGGTATTTGCGTTTTTCTGTCCTTACTGTCAATCTGGTATCACTGGGaagaataaagataatttCAATGTGGAGTTACCACGGACTCTATGGAAGAGGAAATGCAGGCTAAGTAGCTGTTATGAGCCGTGTGAGGATAAGAGTAAATACTGTTCCGAGGCTCACGGTTTATTATACATGCAGAACTTGGTGGCTAACGTTTCGCGAGATAGTAATCTCAAGGAAGGAAGCGAATCTCAggatgatttattgaaacaaATGGTATCTTATTCAAATGGTGATGTGGAATCGTTTAAGAATATAGGGAAGGAGTCATTTATTGATGAGGATCTTACAGTGGATGCAGAAGTTgtgaaagaaattgtagATAaggatcaaaatttgaatgaattgaGGAGCAATTTAGATGAATGCGATACTATAACGCTCCcaagattgaaagaaaacttGGAAGTGCTTCAGAAATATATCGATTGGCTGACCGAAGTGAATCTCAAGCTTAATTATAATGAGGAAGAACTGAAAGCTAGGGAAGAAACCATGAATCTCAATAATGGTACAAACAGCAAAAAGAGAAGTAAGAACGGTAACAAAAACACTCGAGTGAAATCGAAGAAAAACATATGTGGATATACTGCAGATATACAGGATTTTAACATTTCTGTAGACGATTTTATCGCAGAATACAAGGGCAAccaagaaaaggaagaacCACTACTACAAGTCTATAATATATGCGTCAAGGCCAAGTGTAACAAGCATTCTGACTGGACCTCAATGAAGGTCGAGCAGGTCAAACAACAGATGAGATCTCTGGACACTTATAGAGAGAGATTAGAAATCCTAATCCGCACAAGAAAACGTCAATTGCACGTTCAATCTTATGAAAAACTCATAGAATTGGGCATCCAACCATAG
- the GIP3 gene encoding protein phosphatase regulator GIP3 (similar to Saccharomyces cerevisiae YOR227W and GIP3 (YPL137C); ancestral locus Anc_8.648), translating into MTTTLPVVRKQSDLDVSWDWLYKGKKKRSTSKSKSRGSTINKLDTQTTRKPTRNRSTSVSNAALSQDDDYIVLTPVNSNPIEDSNDKSNGFIITANSNTPKVKRSTSVSNADVSHAKTLRRINSLSNDKPKRSLFSSLFGKKNNTTPPVSRSTSSTSLTSQLSINSKVSNISRTEPASPSLPTPIASPRSESNPLQPLLNADSSHNSSIESLKPISLKRVTFNVFNADPPQQLPSRKPKKGAVLVPEDMISDVPSISQGIAKVDNDDTQLNYSKNSKEYKLALELHRKSLQESDKHQVAAHHAAMRIANEVANYQSSDNTIKHQQQQPLNTDSTSIFNISNLAIDTKIHLHENHFNTEEEPDDELTLDIIYTRCCHLREILPIPATLKQIKGKTSPLQILKFLNSRPTLIDILSFCDFISIISVHTIVFDNVLLSDEMLRIILCSLANSKNLEKLSLRNVVINTENWNLICKFLLINRSITKLDISQTHTKLIGDNESLLRHNLDWDLFIGVLKNRTGKPLEEILFNGIKFNKLPNSFVFQNLINTFIRQVNSSKLQASSIPIRIGLANSDISMENLSYVLNIARSDYCPNFHVQGIDLSFNDLSTYVNLIVNKLSTSNFDKLQYFTLNGTNIETSYDMALLLKYLSRLENLKFLDLSNMPQIFPDILPYLYKYLPRFKNLKRVHLNYNDLQFKQLTVICNILIKCKTVTHVSMLQDLAKSVDNEELQLNNFARNNYWSTLYALTKESTSLVGLDINYEEIPEEIKSRLALCLMRNMHRAMDSTFQLDELASQDDLLFGGNLISETAEDVFKKLCKIDDDSNEAQSTSNVDNNTGLNTKKYLLKKYFDNLQRVHDKTRIQIDLLLEKRSNGELNLMEKENLLRLLLLDKNLSNIFELFIGVPQFTSIIDPKKLKKSQEKKNKHFESTLPTTTVPSEQEHEADTNTTSPHLMVTESGKAIDFITGRPVLFRKSSNTSVNGKKQEEEEGELHKWGFYVQQQRSIYPEHTVKPIPRPNTVPTSTAKLLPKIPSGEELRAAIIKAKGIDSMEDLIQSVSDEQVGLETIYGDSFQNSKVTETYDKLINNLSVSRKRSEEIKTHP; encoded by the coding sequence ATGACTACTACGTTGCCCGTCGTTAGAAAACAATCAGACTTAGACGTCTCATGGGATTGGCTGTACAAAggtaagaagaagagatcTACCTCTAAATCGAAATCACGTGGTAGTACAATCAATAAGCTAGACACTCAGACTACTCGTAAGCCCACTAGAAACAGATCTACTTCAGTTTCAAATGCTGCTTTGTCTCAAGATGATGATTACATTGTCCTAACGCCTGTTAATAGTAACCCAATAGaagattcaaatgataaatCTAATGGATTCATAATCACCGCCAATAGTAACACTCCTAAAGTGAAAAGATCAACGTCCGTATCAAATGCTGATGTGTCCCATGCAAAGACTTTAAGAAGAATCAATTCTTTAAGTAATGATAAACCTAAGAGGTCATTATTTagttcattatttggtaagaAAAATAACACTACTCCTCCAGTCTCGAGATCCACATCTTCTACTTCTCTCACATCCcaattatcaataaattctaAAGTTTCTAATATATCCAGAACTGAGCCAGCCTCACCTAGTCTACCCACTCCTATCGCCTCACCTAGATCAGAATCAAACCCTTTACAACCCCTTTTGAATGCAGATTCTTCAcataattcatcaatagAGTCTTTGAAACCTATATCTCTGAAGAGGGTCACATTTAACGTCTTTAATGCTGATCCACCGCAACAATTGCCATCTAGAAAACCAAAGAAAGGTGCTGTACTCGTGCCAGAGGATATGATCAGTGATGTGCCTTCCATTTCTCAAGGCATAGCAAAGGtagataatgatgatactcaattaaattattctaaaaattcaaaagaatataaacTGGCATTAGAATTACATAGGAAATCTTTACAGGAATCAGATAAGCATCAAGTCGCCGCACATCATGCTGCAATGAGAATTGCAAATGAAGTTGCTAATTACCAAAGTTCTGACAATACTATTAAACACCAACAACAGCAACCATTAAATACAGATTCTACttcaatattcaatatctcAAACCTCGCAATTGAtacaaaaattcatttacATGAAAATCATTTCAATACTGAGGAAGAACCAGATGACGAACTGACCTTAGATATCATTTACACGCGGTGTTGTCATCTCAGAGAAATTTTACCTATCCCAGCCACTTTGAAACAGATTAAAGGGAAAACATCACCtttacaaattttaaaatttttaaattcaagACCAACTTTAATCGATATTCTCTCATTTTGTGATTTTATTTCCATAATTTCTGTTCATACAATAGTCTTTGATAATGTCCTTCTAAGCGACGAAATGTTAAGAATCATACTTTGTTCATTAGCCaattctaaaaatttagaGAAACTGAGCTTAAGAAATGTCGTCATTAACACCGAAAATTGGAATCTTATCtgtaaatttttattgattaATAGATCTATAACCAAATTGGATATCTCTCAAACGCATACAAAACTTATAGGTGACAATGAATCGCTACTAAGGCATAATTTAGACTGGGATCTATTTATTGGTGTCTTAAAAAATAGAACAGGGAAACCACTTGAAgaaattcttttcaatggtatcaaattcaataaacttccaaattcttttgtttttcaaaacctAATCAACACTTTCATCAGGCAGGTAAACTCGTCAAAATTGCAGGCTTCTAGTATCCCAATAAGAATAGGGCTAGCTAACTCTGATATATCCATGGAAAATTTGAGTTATGTCTTAAATATTGCCCGGAGTGACTATTGTCCAAATTTTCATGTGCAAGGTATCGACCTTTCATTTAATGACCTATCAACTTACGTTAACTTGATTGTTAACAAATTATCCACTTCGAACTTTGATAAATTACAGTATTTTACTTTGAACGGTacaaatattgaaactTCCTACGATATGGCTTTACTTTTGAAATACTTATCTAGATTAgagaatttgaagtttttagatttatcaaatatgcCTCAAATCTTTCCTGATATACTACCTTACCTTTACAAATACTTACCAAGGTttaagaatttgaaaagagttCATTTGAATTACAATGACTTGCAATTTAAACAACTAACAGTCATTTGCAATATTCTAATCAAATGTAAGACAGTAACACATGTGTCTATGTTACAAGATTTAGCCAAATCTGTTGACAATGAAGAACTtcaattgaacaattttgCGAGGAATAATTATTGGTCAACGCTTTATGCCTTGACTAAGGAATCTACAAGTCTTGTGGGATTAGATATCAATTATGAAGAGATACCCGAAGAAATCAAATCGAGGCTGGCCCTTTGTTTAATGAGAAACATGCATAGAGCCATGGATTCAACTTTCCAATTGGATGAGTTGGCCTCTCAGGATGATTTATTGTTTGGTGGAAATTTAATCAGTGAAACTGCAGAGGATGTTTTCAAGAAACTATGTAAGattgatgatgatagtAATGAAGCTCAGTCTACAAGCAACGTCGATAACAATACTGGTTTGAACACTAAAAAGTATCTGTTAAAGAAATACTTCGATAACTTACAGAGAGTTCATGATAAGACACGTATAcaaattgatttattattggaaaaacGTAGTAACGGGGAGTTGAATCTAATGGAGAAGGAAAATTTACTGAGATTGTTATTACTAgataaaaatttatcaaatatttttgaattgttCATTGGTGTACCTCAATTTACAAGCATTATTGATCcgaaaaaattgaagaaatcacaagagaaaaagaacaagcATTTTGAGTCAACTCTGCCAACTACTACTGTACCATCAGAGCAAGAACATGAAGCCGATACGAATACAACTAGTCCGCATCTCATGGTGACTGAATCCGGGAAAGCCATCGATTTTATTACTGGTAGGCCAGTTTTATTTAggaaatcttcaaatacCAGTGTAAATGGTAAAAAgcaagaggaagaagaaggtgaaTTACATAAATGGGGTTTCTATGTACAACAACAAAGGTCCATCTACCCAGAGCACACCGTGAAGCCGATTCCTAGGCCGAATACAGTACCCACATCTACTGCCAAATTATTACCAAAGATACCATCTGGAGAAGAACTAAGAGCCGCCATTATAAAGGCTAAAGGTATCGATTCGATGGAAGACTTGATCCAAAGCGTCAGTGACGAACAAGTCGGGTTGGAAACCATCTATGGTGATTCCTTCCAAAACTCGAAAGTTACTGAAACTTACGATAAATTGatcaataatttatctGTCAGCAGAAAGCGAAGcgaagaaatcaaaacaCATCCATAA
- the ISU1 gene encoding iron-binding protein ISU1 (similar to Saccharomyces cerevisiae ISU2 (YOR226C) and ISU1 (YPL135W); ancestral locus Anc_8.647), with the protein MITHTYRSPITRHISMLSFSGRNSIRTFIKPIGSRLYHPKVIEHYTNPRNVGSMDKKLTSVGTGLVGAPACGDVMKLQIKVNDKTGIIEDVKFKTFGCGSAIASSSYMTELVHGMSLEDAYKIKNTEIAKELSLPPVKLHCSMLAEDAIKAAIDDYKAKNHKIDTTFLLKQIK; encoded by the coding sequence ATGATCACACATACATATAGATCACCCATCACAAGACATATCAGCATGCTTTCATTCAGTGGAAGAAATAGTATACGAACCTTTATAAAGCCCATAGGTTCTAGATTATACCATCCAAAAGTCATAGAACATTATACAAATCCAAGGAATGTTGGTTCCATggataaaaaattaactaGCGTTGGTACAGGCCTTGTTGGGGCTCCCGCTTGTGGTGACGTTATGAAATTACAAATTAAAGTGAATGATAAGACTGGTATAATAGAGGATGTCAAATTTAAGACTTTTGGTTGTGGATCTGCTATCGCTTCGTCGTCTTACATGACAGAATTGGTTCATGGTATGTCATTGGAAGACGCTTACAAGATCAAAAACACTGAAATTGCTAAGGAATTGAGTCTACCACCTGTGAAATTACATTGTTCCATGCTTGCTGAAGATGCCATCAAGGCCGCTATCGACGATTACAAAGCCAAAAatcataaaattgatacaacttttttattgaagCAAATCAAATAA
- the ODC1 gene encoding mitochondrial 2-oxodicarboxylate carrier (similar to Saccharomyces cerevisiae ODC2 (YOR222W) and ODC1 (YPL134C); ancestral locus Anc_8.644): MPYEKRTTAKSTPLPFIYQFTAGAIAGVSEVLVMYPLDVVKTRMQLQSNVAGKVHYTGLVDCLGKIVRQEGWKTLYRGITSPILMEAPKRATKFAFNEKFVNLYSQMFKTWNKQYICVVSGASAGVIEATVIVPFELVKVRMQDINSKFKSPLDALKRIVKQDGLLGMYGGLESTMLRHAFWNAGYFGIIYQVRNTLGTDKKSTWNDLIAGTIGGTMGCILNTPFDVVKSRVQSQHNVTKLANGQLVKKYDWAIPSVMKIYREEGFRALYKGFTPKIARLGPGGGILLIVFGAVTDLFQEMRLA; this comes from the coding sequence ATGCCATATGAGAAGAGAACCACTGCCAAATCAACGCCTTTACCATTTATATACCAGTTCACCGCTGGCGCCATCGCAGGAGTGTCAGAGGTACTTGTGATGTATCCACTGGATGTTGTTAAGACCAGGATGCAACTACAGAGCAATGTAGCAGGTAAAGTGCATTATACCGGTTTAGTTGACTGTCTGGGGAAGATAGTGAGACAAGAAGGTTGGAAAACATTATATCGTGGTATAACATCACCAATATTGATGGAAGCACCAAAGCGTGCCACTAAATTTGCATTTAATGAGAAATTTGTCAATTTATATTCTCAAATGTTCAAGACTTGGAATAAGCAGTACATATGTGTAGTGAGTGGTGCGTCTGCGGGTGTTATTGAGGCGACGGTGATTGTACCATTTGAGTTGGTCAAAGTCCGCATGCAAGATATTAATAGTAAATTTAAGTCTCCATTGGACGCTTTAAAGCGGATAGTTAAACAGGATGGTCTCTTAGGGATGTACGGTGGATTAGAATCCACCATGTTGAGGCATGCCTTTTGGAATGCAGGATATTTTGGTATCATATATCAAGTGCGGAATACTCTTGGTACTGACAAGAAAAGTACGTGGAATGATCTTATTGCAGGTACGATAGGTGGTACAATGGGGTGTATATTGAATACACCATTTGATGTGGTGAAGTCTAGGGTACAGAGTCAACATAATGTGACCAAATTGGCAAATGGACAATTGGTGAAGAAATATGATTGGGCCATTCCATCTGTCATGAAGATATATCGAGAGGAAGGATTTAGGGCATTGTATAAAGGCTTTACACCAAAGATTGCAAGGTTAGGCCCCGGCGGGGGGATTTTGCTTATTGTATTTGGAGCAGTGACTGATTTATTCCAAGAAATGAGATTAGCATAA